The DNA sequence CGTTTTTAAATGAACGAAGCCCTGTGTATGTTGCCGATATGAAAATTCTAGTAGTGGAAGACGAGCCTAAGCTGGCATCATTCGTAAAGAAAGGACTGGAAGAACAGTCGTGTGAGGTTGATATCGCATTTGATGGACAGGTAGGCCGTACAATGGCGCTCAACAACGTGTATGATGTGATTGTAATGGATGTTAACCTGCCCAAAATGAACGGGTTCGACATCGTTCAGTCGTTACGGGAGGAACGGATCAGAACACCGGTGCTCATGCTCACGGCCATGGGATCCATGGACGATAAGCTCATGGGATTTGAAGCCGGTGCCGACGATTACCTCGTGAAGCCTTTTGAATTTCGGGAGCTAATGGCGCGCCTAAGGGCCCTGACCAAGCGCAGCAGCGATACGGGTCTTCAGAGTAACGTTCTGAAAGTAGCCGACCTGGAACTCGACCTGAACGAAAAAGTAGCCCGCCGGGGTGATAAACGCATTGAATTGACGGCCAAAGAATTTGGGCTGCTCGACTTTCTAATGCGGAACCGGGGTCGGGTAGTTTCGCGCATTGATATTGCCGAGAAAGTCTGGGATATTCATTTCGATACGGGTACGAATGTCATCGACGTGTATGTCAATTTCCTTCGCAAAAAGATCGACAAAGATTTTCCCCAGAAACTGATTCATACGGTAATTGGTATGGGGTATATGCTTAAGGAAGAATGAACATCCGCACTCGCCTGACGTTACTGTTTGTGCTGCTGGTCGCGTCCATCCTGTTGCTGTTTACGGTCTCGGTTTATTATTTATACGACCAGTTTCGGCAGCAGGAGTTTGAACAGCGTCTCGAAGAGAAAGCATTCATAACGGTACGCTTGCGCGAAGATGTGGGTGAAGTACCCCGGGCCGATCTGCCCGTGATGGCCAATGAGCAGGTAACGATCTACAATGACCGGGGCGATGTGTTGTATAGCCAGGGACAACAGCGACCGCGTTTGCCCGTAACCTCCGAATTTCTCAACAGTATTACCGTTCGCCAGTCCCGGTACATCCGGATCGGTGAGCTGGAAGCCGTTGGCATTCGGTTTATCAACTCGCGAAAAGAACCCCTCCTGATCATTGCCTCCGGAAACGACCGTTACGGCTTCAGCAAACTGGACCGACTGCGGGATATTCTGCTGTCGGGCTGGCTGCTCAGCCTGGTCATCGTGGGCATTGCGGGCTACCTGTTCGCAACCGACGCGCTGCGGCCCGTTGCCGAACTGATCCAGCAGGTCAATGCCATTTCGGCAACTAATATTCACATGCGGCTGCACGTAGG is a window from the Spirosoma rigui genome containing:
- a CDS encoding response regulator translates to MKILVVEDEPKLASFVKKGLEEQSCEVDIAFDGQVGRTMALNNVYDVIVMDVNLPKMNGFDIVQSLREERIRTPVLMLTAMGSMDDKLMGFEAGADDYLVKPFEFRELMARLRALTKRSSDTGLQSNVLKVADLELDLNEKVARRGDKRIELTAKEFGLLDFLMRNRGRVVSRIDIAEKVWDIHFDTGTNVIDVYVNFLRKKIDKDFPQKLIHTVIGMGYMLKEE